The Parafrankia discariae genome window below encodes:
- a CDS encoding carboxymuconolactone decarboxylase family protein has translation MPETTEPTAPPASLRALRAEVLATLSPAVAAVAPDVGKLAASFAYGEIWPRAGLSPRDRSIATVAALVTLNCTEELRLHTLRALANGVTKEEIGEILTQLTPYVGFPLVVSAAAKIADLVERATPAESPGGTPR, from the coding sequence ATGCCCGAAACCACTGAACCCACCGCGCCACCGGCGTCGTTACGGGCCCTGAGGGCCGAAGTCCTGGCGACCCTGAGCCCGGCCGTGGCGGCGGTCGCGCCCGACGTCGGCAAGCTGGCGGCGAGCTTCGCCTACGGGGAGATCTGGCCGCGGGCAGGCCTGTCCCCGCGCGACCGCAGCATCGCGACCGTCGCGGCGCTCGTCACCCTCAACTGCACCGAGGAACTCCGACTGCACACGCTGCGGGCTCTTGCCAACGGTGTCACGAAAGAGGAGATCGGTGAAATCCTGACGCAACTGACCCCCTACGTTGGTTTCCCGCTCGTGGTGTCGGCCGCGGCGAAGATCGCCGATCTGGTCGAGCGGGCGACGCCTGCCGAGTCCCCGGGTGGGACTCCGCGCTGA